A segment of the Trichocoleus sp. FACHB-46 genome:
GTGTTCATGGCACGGTGGAACCACACTGACCCATCCCGAACTCAGAGGTGAAACGCTGTAGCGGCGACGATACTTTGGGGGCAGCCCCACGGGACAATAGCTCGATGCCAGGGCAATAATCAAAAACAGAAAAGAGAGAGAGGAGTGCCTAGGCACTCCTCTCTCTTTTCTGTGTTTTTCGGGCATATTATCCCTGATTTGCACGTTTTTTCTCTCTGTAGACGGTTATTTCGAATCTCCTAGTTCGAACTATTTGTTTTCCAGTACCGAGATAAATACTGCAATTGTGATATGGTGCTTCAATTAAAAGCTTTTCATAAGTTGCATGAGATTTTTTGCTCTTGCCAGAGTAGGTCTTTTGATCGCTGGATTTGCTTTAACGATCGCTGGTTGTAATTTTGTTAACTCAAGCTCTGAGTCTTCAACCTCAACAGTTAGAAAGCAATCAGCTACTTTGACAATATCAGCGGCGGCTAGCCTTACTAATGTAATGGAAGAAGTAAGGTCGCTTTGGCAGCAAGAAAACTCGGAAAGTTTTTTAACTTTTAACTTCGGCTCCTCCGGAGCCTTGCAGGCTCAGATTGAGCAAGGTGCTCCTGTCGATATTTTTGTATCTGCTGCAACCAAGCAGATGGATGTTTTGCAGAAGCAAGGATTGCTACTAACCAGTACTCGAAAAAAATTTTTAACGAATCAAGTGGTCTTGATTGAGCCGAAAAATGTGTCGGTTTTGAAAGATTTCAGCGACCTCAAAAATAGAAGTGTTAAACGTTTAGCGATCGCAGATCCGGAGAGTGTACCAGCTGGCATGTATGCCCAAGAAGTTTTGACCTGGCTGGGGATTCTTGAATTAGTTAAACCAAAATTAGTTTTAGCGAAAGATGTAAGACAAGTTTTGAGCTATGTAGAAACGGCGAATGTAGATGCTGGAATAGTTTACTTGACAGATGCTAAAACGTCGAGACAAGTTAGGATCGTAGCGATCGCGCCTGAACAGTCTCATTCTGCCGTTAGTTATTCTGTAGCAGTGCTAGAAGATAGCAAAAATGTAACTGCTGCTCAAGAATTTGTACAGTTTTTATCCAGTCCACAGGCTAAAGCTGTATTTCAAAAGCATGGATTTGGCATTGCCAGCAATTGATGTTTTTATTGCAGGAGATAAAGGCATCATGACATGGCGTTTGACTGGTCTCCTCTGGAGATTTCTCTAAAGACTGCTGCTGCGGCTACTATGATTGCTGGTTGCTTGGGGACAGTAGTAGCCCGTTGGATGTTTAGTTACCCAGGCAGGGCAAAACCCTGGTTTGATGGTGTACTGACGCTGCCTTTGGTTTTACCACCTACTGTCGTTGGTTTCTTGTTGCTGTTGCTATTTGGTAAGCATGGGCCGATAGGGCAAGTTCTGCAACCTCTGGGTTTGAACGTGATTTTTTCCTGGTCTGCCACTGTAATTGCGGCTACTGTGGTCTCGTTTCCTTTGATGTACCGAACCGCACTGGGGGCTTTCGAGCAAATTGATTCTGATCTGATTCAAGCAGCGCAAACTCTTGGGGCTTCAGAGTGGAGGATCTTTTGGCGGGTACTATTGCCTTTGGCTTGGCCAGGCATGATAGCGGGCAGCATTTTGACCTTTGCACGCGCGCTAGGAGAGTTCGGTGCCACTTTGATGTTGGCAGGCAACATTCCTGGAGAAACTCAAACGATTCCTACCGCTATTTTCTTTGCAGTCGAGCAAGGGAACAGGTCTCAGGCTCTAGTTTGGGTAGTAGTGGTGGTAGCGATCGCGCTAGTGACCATTGCTAACCTAAATTACTGGTCTCACTATCGGCATCGGTTCAGGCAACAGCAAACAGTCCAACCGCAAGGGCATTCCGCCAACATAACTACTCATTTGGTCAGGGGTGCTACACGACCCACTGTAGAAGCAAAAACTGCATCCTTGAAACCGGAACTAGCGATCGCTATCTCCAAGCAGTTAGCTAACTTCTCGCTCAAAGTTAGCTGTACAGCTGATCAAAAACCACTAGGACTCTTAGGAGCTTCAGGTTCTGGCAAGAGCTTGACTCTGCGCTGTATTGCTGGGCTAGAGACGCCATCGAGTGGGCGTATTGTATTGAATGGCCGAGTGTTATTTGACTTAGAGCGGGGCATTAATCTTCCTAGTCGGCAGCGGCAGGTTGGCTTTCTATTCCAAAATTACGCGCTTTTTCCTCACCTGACAGTTCAACAAAATATCGCCTTTGGGCTCTATACGTTGCCTGCAAGCGAACGTGCGGATAGAGTGGCTCGGCTGCTCAGTGTGATGCAACTACAAGGGTTAGAACGCCGATATCCGCAGCAACTGTCGGGAGGTCAGCAGCAGCGAGTCGCCTTGGCTAGAGCCTTGGCAATCGAACCGCAAATTTTGCTTTTAGATGAGCCTTTCTCGGCGTTGGATACTCACCTGCGCAGTCAACTAGAGAAGCACTTGCAGGAGATTTTAGCGAGTTATCCAGGGATTACTTTGTTTGTAACCCACAACTTAGAAGAAGCTTACCGGATTTGCCAAAACCTAATGATCCTGGCTGCTGGGCAGGTTGTAGCTTCTGGCCCTAAAGCAGAAGTCGTGGAACGGCCAACTGAATTTGTGGTGGCTCAGCTAACGGGTTGCAAAAACTTTTCCCAGGCAGAAATAGTTGAGACACAACTGATTCGAGCCGTCGATTGGAATTGCCTCCTGAGGGTTGTGGAGCCGATTCCCGCTGACTTATCTCTGGTTGGTATCCGAGCTCATCACATTATATTTACCAGCGCTCCCGAGCGGAACAATTCCGCGATCGCTCCGGGCAGCAGTAACACTTTCCCTTGTTGGTTAGTTCAAACCAGTGAAACGCTACACCGAACGACGCTCTACTTGAAGCTGCATGCCGCTCCCAGCGATGACCAGGACTATCATTTACAAGCAGAGGTGTTCAAAGAAAAATGGTCTTTACTTAAAGAGCAACCCTTGCCTTGGTACATCCATTTAGACCCTTTGCGACTATTTTTAATGACGGGGTAAGCCGCATTAGTTACAACATGGAGGCAATGTGTAACGGTTGTGCCATCGCTAATTGGAGCGTCATGATGATGCTACAGCCCTAAATTCCGCGCTCTACAATGACTCCTGACGAAATAACCAATGCCTTAACGAACTTGTTTGGCGCTTTAGCTCAAAGGTTAGAGCCAGAAGCCTGGCAAGTCGAAACCACAAACTTCCGCCTCCTAGTTTTGCTGTCCGAAGACCACACTTGGTTAAGAGTGCTCTTGCCGATCGCCCCTGCTCAAGAAGCGCAAGCTTTTATGCCACAACTGCTAGAAGCTAATTTTGATGCCACTCAAGAAACCCGTTATGCCCTGCACCAAGATGTTTTGTGGGGGGTGTTTCAGCATCGTCTAGAAAGTTTAGCGATCGCAGACCTAACAGCAGCGATTCAGCGTTTGCAGTCCCTACATGAACAAGGTTTAGCCAAACCTTTCAATGACCTAGTAGAAGTCCAAATTCGCCAAATTATTCATGTCGCCAAACTCCAAGGACAGTCATTAGAAGCGACTCTGCAAACGTTAAATCGTTTCTATGAGGAAGGATTAATGGGAGATTTGGAGCAGGGAGCTAGTAGCCGCGAAGAAGTACTCGCAGCTTGGAAGCGTCAATTAGAGCGTTTGTGGCCTGAGGTCGAGTCTTAATGGATATTGTGCAGGTTCTACGTGAGGACTATGAGCGGTTTCCTGTGAACCAAACCTATAGCATCTATGCAGAAAAAGTCTTTTTTCAAGATCCGCTCAATCGTTTTCAAGGGGTAGAACGCTACAAGCAAATGATTGCTTTTCTAGAGCGATGGTTTGCGGACCTCAAAATGGATCTGCATGATATTCAGCAGAACGGCAACTCGATTAGAACCGAGTGGACGCTGAAGTGGCGATCGCCCCTACCTTGGCAACCCAGGATTGCCATTACAGGTTGGAGTGAGTTGCAACTTGATGCCACCGGGTTAATTGGGTCCCATGTGGATCATTGGCATTGCTCCCGCTGGGATGTTTTAAGGCAGCATTTCTGGACAAGAGATGAAGGATGAATATGTGCTTTTAGCACCTCGATAGAGCAGCGTGAAGTTAGGGTTTTACCCGGATTTTTGGGGCAGGCAGAGTAGTGTCTAATTAAGGTTTAGCGAACACAACCTGCTAGGAACAACCTTGGAAACGGTTGGTCTAAGAATTGCAGTGGCAGAGCTGGGATCTGCCTTTTGTGTGATTTGTAACACCTGACAAATCTTTTGGTATCGGTTACATCTAGCCACAGTGCCTTTGTCCTGCAAAAATATGACGTTGATTTGCCGGGAGCATCACCTGGGCTCTCAAGCTGCCAAAAATTTCTCTCACGGGCTCGGAATTATTAACTTTCGCCTCGGTTTCGCTGTTGGTCTGCCCTTAGGATTGATAGCGCTGCTGTGGTCCCATTCAGCGATCGCGCAGGACTTGAGCCATTCTCCACAATCGCTAGCGTCTGGGGCAGGATTGTTAGCGCTTAACTCTAGAGAAGCACAATCATCTGAGCCAGTTTGTCAAACCGATGACAATCTCAGAACGTCAACTCAGCTAACTACTTGGATGGGGAATTTGGTTAAGGCCTCCACCTGGGTTGGTGATCCGGAAGTTGGTTTAAGTCATTTAATTCAGGGCTTAGGACCGCAACTGGTAAGCTATCTCAATCCTAGCCCTTGGCCACAGATTAGCGATCGCGCTCAACAGG
Coding sequences within it:
- the modB gene encoding molybdate ABC transporter permease subunit, with protein sequence MAFDWSPLEISLKTAAAATMIAGCLGTVVARWMFSYPGRAKPWFDGVLTLPLVLPPTVVGFLLLLLFGKHGPIGQVLQPLGLNVIFSWSATVIAATVVSFPLMYRTALGAFEQIDSDLIQAAQTLGASEWRIFWRVLLPLAWPGMIAGSILTFARALGEFGATLMLAGNIPGETQTIPTAIFFAVEQGNRSQALVWVVVVVAIALVTIANLNYWSHYRHRFRQQQTVQPQGHSANITTHLVRGATRPTVEAKTASLKPELAIAISKQLANFSLKVSCTADQKPLGLLGASGSGKSLTLRCIAGLETPSSGRIVLNGRVLFDLERGINLPSRQRQVGFLFQNYALFPHLTVQQNIAFGLYTLPASERADRVARLLSVMQLQGLERRYPQQLSGGQQQRVALARALAIEPQILLLDEPFSALDTHLRSQLEKHLQEILASYPGITLFVTHNLEEAYRICQNLMILAAGQVVASGPKAEVVERPTEFVVAQLTGCKNFSQAEIVETQLIRAVDWNCLLRVVEPIPADLSLVGIRAHHIIFTSAPERNNSAIAPGSSNTFPCWLVQTSETLHRTTLYLKLHAAPSDDQDYHLQAEVFKEKWSLLKEQPLPWYIHLDPLRLFLMTG
- the modA gene encoding molybdate ABC transporter substrate-binding protein, with the translated sequence MRFFALARVGLLIAGFALTIAGCNFVNSSSESSTSTVRKQSATLTISAAASLTNVMEEVRSLWQQENSESFLTFNFGSSGALQAQIEQGAPVDIFVSAATKQMDVLQKQGLLLTSTRKKFLTNQVVLIEPKNVSVLKDFSDLKNRSVKRLAIADPESVPAGMYAQEVLTWLGILELVKPKLVLAKDVRQVLSYVETANVDAGIVYLTDAKTSRQVRIVAIAPEQSHSAVSYSVAVLEDSKNVTAAQEFVQFLSSPQAKAVFQKHGFGIASN
- a CDS encoding DUF2358 domain-containing protein, giving the protein MDIVQVLREDYERFPVNQTYSIYAEKVFFQDPLNRFQGVERYKQMIAFLERWFADLKMDLHDIQQNGNSIRTEWTLKWRSPLPWQPRIAITGWSELQLDATGLIGSHVDHWHCSRWDVLRQHFWTRDEG